A window from Heptranchias perlo isolate sHepPer1 unplaced genomic scaffold, sHepPer1.hap1 HAP1_SCAFFOLD_319, whole genome shotgun sequence encodes these proteins:
- the LOC137311252 gene encoding zinc finger protein 268-like has protein sequence MEKPWKCGDCGKGFNYPSRLEIHQHSHTGERPFTCSVCGKGFAQSSGLLTHQRVHSDERPFKCSDCEMRFKSKINLLIHQRTHTGERPFTCSVCGKGFTISSSLQTHQRVHTGERPFKCSDCEKRFQCKRNLLTHQCTHTGVRPFTCSECGKGFTQSSLLLKHQRVHTGERPFTCSVCGKGFTQSSLLLTHQRVHTGERPFTCSVCGKGYTRSSTLLTHQRLHSDERPFKCSDCEKRFQSKSNLLSHQRTHTGERPFICSVCGKGFTWSSELLTHQRVHTGERPFKCSDCEKRFKSKIELLRHQRTHTAERPFICTVCGKRFTQSSILLTHQRVHTGERPFTCSLCGKRFTRSSILLTHQRVHSDERPFKCSDCEMRFKSKINLLIHQRTHTGERPFTCSLCGKRFTRSSILLTHQRVHSDERSFKCSDCEKRFKSKIELLRHQRTHTGERPFICTVCGKRFTQSSNLLKHQRVHTGERPFTCTLCGMRFTRSFILLRHQRVHSDERPFKCSVCEKRFKSKFNLLTHQRTHTGERPFSCSVYGKGFAGSSTLLKHQRVHTGERPFTCSVCGKRFIRSSNLLRHQRVHSDERPFKCSDCEKRYKSKFNLLTHQRTHTGERPFSCSVCGKGFTWSSSLLKHQRVHTERPLNVLTVGRDLKSETNC, from the coding sequence atggagaaaccgtggaaatgtggggactgtgggaagggattcaattacccgtccaggCTGGAAATTCATCaacacagtcacactggggagaggccgttcacctgctctgtgtgtgggaagggattcgctcagtcatccggcctcctgacacaccagcgagttcactctgatgagagaccttttaaatgttctgactgtgagatgaggtttaaaagcaaaattaatctgctgatacaccaacgtacccatactggggagaggccgttcacctgctccgtgtgtgggaagggattcactatttcatccagcctccagacacaccagcgagttcacactggggagagaccttttaaatgttctgactgtgagaaaaggtttCAATGCAAAaggaacctgctgacacaccaatgtacccacactggggtgaggccgttcacctgctccgagtgtgggaagggattcactcagtcatccctcctcctgaaacaccagcgagttcacactggggagagaccgttcacctgctccgtgtgtgggaagggattcactcagtcatccctcctcctgacacaccagcgagttcacactggggagaggccgttcacctgctccgtgtgcgggaagggatacactcggtcatccaccctgctgacacaccagcgacttcactccgatgagagaccttttaaatgttctgactgtgagaagaggtttcaaagcaaaagtaatctgctgtcacaccaacgcactcacactggggagagaccgttcatctgctctgtgtgtgggaagggattcacttggtcatctgagcttctgacacaccagcgagttcacactggggagaggccttttaaatgttctgactgtgagaagaggtttaaaagcaaaattgaactgctgagacaccaacgcactcacactgcggagagaccgttcatctgcaccgtgtgtgggaagagattcactcagtcgtccatcctgctgacacaccagcgagttcacactggggagaggccgttcacctgctccttgtgtgggaagagattcactcggtcatccatcctgctgacacaccagcgagttcactccgatgagagaccttttaaatgttctgactgtgagatgaggtttaaaagcaaaattaatctgctgatacaccaacgtacccacactggggagaggccgttcacctgctccttgtgtgggaagagattcactcggtcatccatcctgctgacacaccagcgagttcactctgatgagagatcttttaagtgttctgactgtgagaagaggtttaaaagcaaaattgaactgctgagacaccaacgcactcacactggggagaggccgttcatctgcaccgtgtgtgggaagagattcactcagtcatccaacctgctgaaacaccagcgagttcacactggggagaggccgttcacctgcaccttgtgtgggatgagattcactcggtcattcatcctgctgagacaccagcgagttcactccgatgagagaccttttaaatgttctgtctgtgagaagaggtttaaaagcaaatttaatctgctgacacaccaacgcacccacactggggagaggccgttctcctgctcagtgtatgggaagggattcgctgggtcatccaccctgctgaaacaccagcgagttcacactggggagaggccgttcacctgctccgtgtgtgggaagagattcattcggtcatccaacctgctgagacaccagcgagttcactccgatgagagaccttttaaatgttctgactgtgagaagaggtataaaagcaaatttaatctgctgacacaccaacgtactcacactggggagaggccgttctcctgctccgtgtgtgggaagggattcacttggtcatcctccctgctgaaacaccagcgagttcacactgagagacctttaaatgttctgactgtgggaagagatttaaaatcagaaacgaactgctga